From Rhizobium sp. NZLR1, a single genomic window includes:
- a CDS encoding aldo/keto reductase has translation MEYRSLGRSGLKISTLTMGTMTFGGVGWAKTVGDLGVSEARKMIDMCIDAGINLIDTANAYSNGECENIIGDVLSGKRPQGVLLATKARFGMGDGPNDQGLSRYHLIRECEASLKRLKTDVIDLYQVHEWDGQTPLEETMEALDTLIKQGKVRYVGCSNYSGWHIMKALGIANEHRYQRFVSQQIHYTLEARDAEYELLPIAIDQGLGVLVWSPLAGGLLSGKHRRNQAAPEGTRQFAGWTEPPIRDENRLWNIVETLVAIGEERGVSAAQVALAWLIGRKAVTSVIIGGRTDAQFRDNIAAAELTLTGEERKRLDAVSLPPVIYPYWHQLNTVSDRLGEADLELFGPHLQR, from the coding sequence ATGGAATATCGTTCGCTCGGCCGTTCCGGCCTGAAGATCTCCACATTGACCATGGGCACAATGACCTTCGGCGGCGTCGGATGGGCGAAGACCGTCGGTGACCTCGGCGTCTCGGAGGCGCGCAAGATGATCGATATGTGCATCGATGCCGGCATCAACCTGATCGACACCGCCAATGCTTATTCCAATGGTGAATGCGAAAACATCATCGGCGATGTGCTCTCCGGCAAACGGCCGCAAGGCGTGCTGCTGGCCACCAAGGCCCGTTTCGGCATGGGTGACGGCCCGAACGATCAGGGCCTGTCGCGCTACCACCTGATCAGGGAATGCGAAGCGAGCCTCAAACGCCTGAAGACCGATGTCATCGACCTCTACCAGGTGCATGAATGGGACGGCCAGACGCCGCTCGAAGAGACGATGGAAGCCCTCGACACCCTGATCAAGCAGGGCAAGGTGCGTTACGTCGGCTGCTCGAACTATTCCGGCTGGCACATCATGAAGGCGCTTGGCATTGCCAACGAGCACCGCTACCAGCGCTTCGTCAGCCAGCAGATCCATTATACGCTGGAAGCCCGCGACGCCGAATACGAGTTGCTGCCGATCGCAATCGACCAGGGCCTCGGCGTGCTGGTCTGGAGCCCGCTTGCCGGCGGCCTGCTTTCCGGCAAGCATCGCCGCAACCAGGCTGCTCCCGAAGGCACGCGCCAGTTCGCCGGCTGGACCGAACCGCCGATCCGCGACGAAAACCGCCTCTGGAATATTGTCGAGACGCTGGTCGCGATCGGCGAGGAACGTGGCGTCTCAGCCGCCCAGGTGGCGCTCGCATGGCTGATCGGCCGCAAGGCAGTGACCTCGGTCATCATCGGCGGCCGCACCGACGCCCAGTTCCGCGACAACATCGCCGCCGCCGAACTGACGCTCACGGGCGAGGAGCGCAAGCGCCTCGACGCCGTCAGCCTGCCGCCGGTGATCTATCCCTATTGGCATCAGCTGAACACGGTCAGCGACAGGCTCGGTGAAGCCGATCTCGAGCTTTTCGGCCCGCATCTTCAGCGATAG
- a CDS encoding PLP-dependent aminotransferase family protein yields MLNWDTMFASRSSRMRASEIRELLKLLDRPDIISFAGGIPDPALFPDQEFKQAYADIFDGAAVNSALQYSVSEGYKPLREWLVRQMADLGIPCELDNVFIVSGSQQGLDYLGKLFLSPNDTALVTWPTYLGALQAFNAYEPAYDQLTPNGNRTPDSYRAAAAAAGGKVKFAYLSADFSNPTGETVDLDGRRKVLALAEELEIAVIEDAAYQSLRYDGDPIPPILALEIAEKGHINDTRTIYCGSFSKTLAPGLRVGFVVANAPVIRKLVLMKQAADLHSSTINQMAIADVAERGFDAQVAKIKATYSRRRDCMLAALEKYMPKGTSWTKPEGGMFIWITLQEGMDGAKLLAKSLETAKVAFVPGKAFFADGSGANTFRVSFSCANEQMIEDGIGRLGALIAAEIGG; encoded by the coding sequence ATGCTGAACTGGGACACCATGTTTGCGTCGCGCTCGTCGCGCATGCGCGCATCCGAGATCCGCGAGCTCCTGAAGCTTCTCGACCGGCCCGATATCATTTCCTTTGCTGGCGGCATTCCGGATCCGGCGCTGTTTCCCGATCAGGAATTTAAGCAGGCCTATGCCGACATCTTCGATGGCGCTGCCGTCAATTCGGCGCTGCAATATTCGGTCAGCGAGGGTTACAAGCCGCTGCGCGAATGGCTGGTCCGGCAGATGGCCGATCTCGGCATTCCCTGCGAACTCGACAATGTCTTCATCGTCTCCGGCTCGCAGCAGGGCCTCGATTATCTCGGCAAGTTGTTCCTGTCGCCGAACGATACCGCGCTGGTGACATGGCCGACCTATCTTGGCGCGCTGCAGGCCTTCAACGCCTATGAGCCGGCCTACGACCAGCTAACGCCGAACGGCAACCGAACGCCGGACTCCTACCGCGCGGCCGCAGCGGCAGCCGGCGGGAAGGTGAAGTTCGCCTATCTCTCCGCCGACTTCTCCAACCCGACCGGCGAAACGGTCGATCTCGATGGCCGCCGGAAGGTTTTGGCGCTGGCCGAAGAACTTGAGATCGCCGTCATCGAAGACGCCGCCTATCAGTCGTTGCGTTACGACGGCGACCCGATCCCGCCGATCCTGGCGCTGGAGATCGCCGAGAAGGGGCATATCAACGATACGCGCACGATCTATTGCGGCAGCTTCTCGAAGACGCTGGCGCCCGGCCTTCGCGTCGGCTTCGTCGTCGCAAATGCCCCCGTCATCCGCAAGCTGGTGCTGATGAAGCAGGCGGCCGACCTGCATTCTTCGACGATCAACCAGATGGCAATTGCCGATGTCGCCGAGCGCGGCTTCGATGCCCAGGTCGCCAAGATCAAGGCCACCTACAGCCGTCGCCGCGACTGCATGCTGGCGGCGCTCGAGAAATATATGCCCAAGGGCACCAGCTGGACGAAGCCGGAAGGCGGCATGTTCATCTGGATCACACTGCAGGAAGGCATGGACGGCGCCAAGCTGTTGGCGAAATCGCTCGAAACCGCCAAGGTCGCCTTCGTGCCCGGCAAGGCCTTCTTCGCCGATGGTTCGGGCGCCAACACCTTCCGCGTCAGCTTCTCGTGCGCCAACGAGCAGATGATCGAGGACGGCATCGGTCGCCTGGGCGCGCTGATTGCGGCCGAGATCGGCGGCTGA